A genomic stretch from Telmatocola sphagniphila includes:
- a CDS encoding c-type cytochrome, with amino-acid sequence MMRLLTLLLGIVSITSGCGKDSANTPRVPDSYPVRQDYLVVAPPKATATKAYEPGYPPLKSLDLPDSQKDTDQKAFAAELESKNIVKCSSIGLEEKKAFEKGLTALFGTPASPKIEPLTTDVDNAAGDLKLSPNMLAAGGELFRKNCLQCHGLTGNGNGPVGAYLFPMPRDYRQGLFKFLTTEPNPEGTKPSRHDLFNTIWRGLPGSGMTSFSGLRPEEVESLISHVIYLAIRGEVEYQTMKMTIKFGLEAEDIESELKKQTQKIVKIWHDSQKRRIVPAPNPYVTEEQQLAAAAAGAKLFLDGQQGACTTCHVNYGRNALYQYDAWGTMVRPRNLTVATYRVSTAPEAIYARVYGGIQGSGMPSHAHLMPKPGDKDNKIWQLVYFVNAISNPDLRQRLMDEFQVNLD; translated from the coding sequence ATGATGCGACTTCTAACCCTTTTACTGGGAATAGTATCTATCACTTCCGGTTGTGGTAAAGACTCGGCGAATACACCCCGAGTTCCCGACTCCTATCCGGTACGGCAGGATTATCTGGTCGTCGCGCCTCCCAAGGCGACGGCTACCAAAGCCTACGAACCCGGCTATCCTCCTCTGAAGTCGCTCGACTTGCCGGATAGCCAGAAAGATACGGATCAGAAAGCTTTCGCCGCCGAACTTGAGAGCAAGAACATCGTGAAATGTTCTTCCATCGGGTTGGAAGAAAAGAAAGCCTTCGAAAAAGGACTCACCGCTTTATTCGGAACACCCGCAAGTCCGAAAATTGAACCATTAACGACCGATGTCGACAACGCGGCCGGGGATTTGAAACTCTCCCCCAATATGCTCGCCGCGGGTGGCGAACTCTTCCGGAAAAATTGCCTCCAGTGCCACGGTTTGACGGGTAACGGCAATGGACCAGTCGGTGCTTATCTGTTCCCCATGCCGCGCGATTACCGCCAGGGGCTCTTTAAATTCCTCACCACGGAACCCAATCCCGAAGGCACCAAACCCAGTCGACATGACCTGTTTAATACGATCTGGCGCGGCCTGCCGGGATCGGGAATGACGAGTTTCTCCGGCCTGCGACCGGAAGAAGTGGAAAGCCTGATCAGTCACGTCATCTATCTCGCCATTCGGGGAGAAGTGGAATACCAGACCATGAAAATGACGATCAAATTCGGTCTGGAAGCGGAAGACATCGAGTCGGAATTGAAGAAACAGACTCAGAAAATTGTTAAAATCTGGCACGATTCGCAAAAGCGCAGAATCGTGCCGGCTCCCAACCCGTACGTCACTGAAGAGCAGCAACTCGCCGCGGCCGCCGCGGGGGCTAAGCTGTTCCTCGACGGCCAGCAAGGGGCTTGCACCACCTGCCACGTCAATTACGGTCGCAATGCACTTTACCAGTATGATGCCTGGGGTACCATGGTAAGGCCTCGTAACCTCACGGTAGCGACTTACCGGGTCAGCACTGCACCGGAAGCCATCTACGCCCGCGTCTACGGTGGCATTCAAGGAAGCGGGATGCCCAGTCACGCTCACTTAATGCCCAAGCCGGGAGACAAAGATAATAAAATCTGGCAGTTGGTCTACTTTGTAAATGCCATCTCAAATCCCGATCTCCGTCAGAGATTGATGGATGAATTCCAGGTCAATCTCGATTGA
- the rpsI gene encoding 30S ribosomal protein S9: MAATKDYVGTGRRKSSVARVRIKEGSGKIQVNGRQLDHFFTEEKDRNAVTGPLVLTDLANRVDVTITVNGGGITGQAGAASQGVARALKTMFGPAPTTADEPETESSGIAKKLRDSGYLTRDSRMKERKKYGRKGARKSFQFSKR, encoded by the coding sequence ATGGCTGCAACGAAAGATTATGTGGGCACTGGTCGACGGAAGTCCTCGGTTGCCCGTGTTCGCATCAAGGAAGGCAGTGGCAAGATCCAGGTTAACGGCCGACAGCTCGATCACTTCTTTACCGAAGAAAAAGATCGTAACGCTGTCACCGGCCCCCTGGTTCTCACGGACTTGGCCAACCGCGTGGATGTAACCATCACCGTTAACGGCGGCGGCATCACGGGACAGGCGGGCGCTGCCTCTCAAGGCGTGGCCCGAGCACTGAAGACCATGTTTGGCCCGGCACCCACTACCGCCGACGAACCGGAAACGGAAAGCAGTGGAATTGCCAAAAAGCTCCGAGATTCCGGCTACCTCACCCGCGACAGCCGCATGAAAGAACGCAAGAAGTACGGCCGCAAGGGCGCCCGCAAGAGCTTCCAGTTCTCCAAGCGTTAA
- a CDS encoding TIGR00282 family metallophosphoesterase, whose protein sequence is MRLLFIGDIVGTPGLKLIKQAVPALRAEQSLDFVIANAENVASGSGMYPSNFHALRRAGVDGLTMGDHVFRRPDILPILTSGEPVVKPANFPSDAPGKNFAVLKNERGHSLAIVSLLGRLFMKAVDCPLRTLDLLLPEIRKQTTNILVDFHAEATGEKYQARHYFAGRVSAIVGTHTHVVTADAQVTPEGTAYISDVGMTGGHAGILGRKAKPIVEHALNMIPTNFDVEEEDPRMNGVLLEIDENTGKALSIQQIEWTQQGSQLMPLRTCSGPLLKNANPD, encoded by the coding sequence ATGCGACTCCTTTTCATCGGCGACATCGTGGGTACGCCGGGACTCAAGTTGATCAAACAAGCCGTCCCGGCGCTCCGAGCGGAGCAGTCTCTCGATTTCGTGATTGCCAACGCCGAGAATGTCGCCTCCGGTTCCGGAATGTATCCCAGCAATTTTCACGCTCTTCGTCGGGCCGGTGTCGATGGTCTGACGATGGGCGATCACGTTTTTCGCCGTCCGGATATTCTGCCGATTCTCACTTCTGGCGAACCGGTGGTCAAACCCGCCAACTTCCCCAGTGATGCCCCAGGAAAGAACTTCGCCGTTTTGAAAAACGAACGAGGTCATTCCCTGGCGATCGTTTCGCTCTTGGGACGACTCTTCATGAAGGCGGTCGATTGCCCGCTGCGAACGCTGGATCTACTGCTTCCGGAAATCCGCAAGCAAACCACCAATATTCTGGTCGATTTTCATGCCGAGGCCACGGGCGAAAAATACCAGGCCCGACACTACTTTGCCGGCCGGGTTTCCGCAATTGTCGGAACGCACACCCATGTGGTGACCGCCGATGCCCAGGTGACCCCGGAAGGCACGGCGTACATCAGCGATGTCGGAATGACTGGCGGACACGCCGGGATTCTGGGACGGAAGGCGAAACCGATCGTCGAGCACGCGTTGAACATGATCCCGACGAATTTCGACGTGGAAGAGGAGGACCCGAGAATGAATGGCGTTCTCCTGGAAATTGATGAAAATACGGGCAAAGCCTTATCTATTCAGCAGATCGAATGGACGCAGCAGGGCTCGCAATTGATGCCTTTAAGGACCTGCTCCGGGCCACTTTTGAAAAATGCGAATCCCGATTAA
- the rplM gene encoding 50S ribosomal protein L13 — translation MSTYMANEANTTQAWFVIDATDKVVGRLAVQIATILRGKHKPTYTPHCDTGDFIIVLNVDKIKFTGNKWESKSYQTYSHYAGGLKITSAKEMLAKKPDEILYQAVKRMVPRTKLGRAQMSKLKLYVGSEHPHQAQKPVELKVS, via the coding sequence ATGTCTACATATATGGCAAATGAGGCCAACACTACCCAGGCGTGGTTTGTGATTGACGCCACCGACAAAGTAGTCGGTCGTCTTGCCGTCCAGATTGCCACGATTTTGCGTGGGAAACACAAGCCCACCTATACGCCGCATTGCGACACGGGCGATTTCATCATCGTTCTAAACGTCGATAAGATTAAATTCACCGGCAACAAGTGGGAAAGCAAGTCCTATCAGACTTACAGCCACTATGCCGGTGGCCTCAAGATCACCAGCGCCAAAGAGATGCTGGCCAAGAAGCCGGATGAGATCCTTTATCAGGCAGTCAAGCGGATGGTTCCCCGAACCAAGTTAGGCCGCGCTCAGATGTCCAAGCTGAAATTGTACGTGGGCTCGGAGCATCCTCACCAAGCCCAGAAACCCGTTGAACTCAAGGTTAGCTGA
- the rny gene encoding ribonuclease Y, producing MFLASIGLTAEIDFPSIGLAGLLALIVGVTVGHFFTKKKMSGIATQQENLGLVARQKAEEEAQEIRGRADQDANRIRKEAELRVKDEYFQKRDEFNRETEKMRTDLRDLERKLEKKEDNLEQRQTQIQKKERDLEKSQKKLAEKQEVLDKQSNDLEVTLTEQKKLLSQITGMSREDAEKLLMARVEEELSGEIGERIRKHEEGLKSITDQKSREILASAIQRYAAQHTAETTVSTVDIPSDDVKGRIIGREGRNIRTFEKVTGVDVIVDDTPGVVIVSAFDNIRRETARLALAKLIQDGRIHPTRIEEVVLETQQEMEKHINEIGRKAVVDADVGHVHEKLVHLLGRLKFRTSYSQNVLQHSLEVCHLSGMMAAELGLDSKLARRCALLHDIGKAADHEMEGGHPKIGAELAKRYGETNKDVLHAIIGHHDDITVDHIYTVIVAAADAISASRPGARRETLEKYVKRLEQLEAIACGFPGIEQAFAIQAGRELRVVANANQINDADSLRICREIAKSIEEQLDYPGEIKVTVVREQRFIEIAR from the coding sequence GTGTTTCTCGCGTCAATTGGACTGACAGCGGAAATTGATTTCCCGTCAATTGGACTGGCGGGTCTGTTGGCTCTGATCGTCGGCGTCACCGTTGGACATTTCTTCACCAAAAAGAAGATGTCTGGCATCGCCACCCAACAGGAAAATCTGGGTTTGGTCGCCCGGCAGAAAGCCGAGGAGGAAGCCCAGGAAATTCGCGGCCGAGCCGACCAGGATGCCAATCGCATTCGGAAGGAAGCCGAGCTGCGCGTCAAAGACGAATATTTCCAGAAGCGCGACGAATTCAATCGCGAAACCGAGAAGATGCGGACCGATCTCCGCGATCTCGAACGCAAACTGGAGAAAAAAGAAGACAACCTCGAACAGCGGCAGACCCAGATTCAGAAAAAAGAACGGGATCTGGAAAAAAGCCAGAAGAAACTCGCTGAAAAGCAGGAGGTTCTGGACAAGCAGTCGAACGATCTGGAAGTGACCCTCACCGAGCAGAAGAAGCTTCTTTCCCAGATTACCGGTATGAGCCGGGAAGACGCCGAGAAGCTTCTGATGGCCCGGGTCGAAGAGGAGCTTTCCGGAGAGATTGGCGAGAGAATTCGCAAGCACGAAGAAGGGCTCAAATCGATTACCGACCAGAAGTCTCGCGAAATCCTGGCTTCTGCGATTCAACGCTATGCCGCCCAGCACACCGCGGAAACCACCGTCAGTACCGTCGATATCCCCAGCGATGACGTGAAGGGGCGAATCATCGGCCGCGAGGGTCGCAATATTCGGACCTTCGAAAAAGTCACTGGCGTCGATGTGATCGTCGACGACACGCCTGGGGTAGTCATCGTCAGCGCTTTCGACAATATCCGCCGCGAGACGGCTCGTCTGGCATTGGCGAAGCTGATTCAGGATGGTCGGATTCATCCCACTCGGATCGAAGAAGTCGTTCTGGAAACGCAGCAGGAGATGGAGAAGCACATCAACGAAATCGGCCGAAAAGCCGTCGTGGATGCCGACGTGGGCCACGTTCACGAAAAATTGGTACACTTGCTCGGCCGCTTGAAATTCCGGACCAGCTACAGTCAGAATGTGCTGCAACATAGCCTCGAAGTGTGCCATCTTTCCGGCATGATGGCGGCGGAACTCGGGTTGGACTCCAAGCTGGCGCGCCGTTGCGCGCTCCTGCACGATATCGGTAAAGCAGCCGATCATGAAATGGAAGGCGGGCACCCGAAAATCGGCGCCGAACTGGCCAAAAGGTACGGCGAAACGAATAAGGACGTCCTGCACGCGATTATCGGCCATCACGACGATATTACCGTCGATCACATCTACACCGTGATTGTGGCGGCCGCCGATGCCATCAGCGCCAGTCGTCCGGGGGCACGTCGCGAGACGCTGGAGAAGTATGTCAAGCGATTGGAGCAGTTGGAAGCCATCGCCTGCGGATTTCCGGGAATTGAACAGGCCTTTGCCATTCAAGCAGGTCGGGAACTGCGGGTCGTCGCCAACGCGAACCAGATCAACGATGCGGATAGTCTGAGGATTTGCCGCGAAATCGCTAAATCGATAGAAGAGCAGCTCGACTACCCGGGCGAAATCAAGGTGACTGTCGTTCGAGAGCAGCGCTTCATCGAAATTGCCCGCTAA